A window from Corynebacterium urealyticum DSM 7109 encodes these proteins:
- a CDS encoding metal ABC transporter ATP-binding protein, translated as MRLAFHNAAIEPLWRDLNLEVAPGEFLAILGSNGVGKSTLFQTVLGQRTLTRGSVEVEGTIGYIPQQRMFPANLPIRARDLVGLSTAHGVFRNRRPRREQIDAALAEVGAAGLADRRVGKMSGGQQQLIRQAQALAGDPEILLCDEPLLSMDLRAQRATVELLERQRRKKNAAVLFITHNINPILEVTDRVLYITPHGHRQGTVAEVMNTETLSELYQTEVKVIEVDGKLIVL; from the coding sequence ATGAGATTAGCGTTTCACAACGCCGCGATTGAACCCCTGTGGCGCGACCTCAACCTCGAGGTCGCCCCGGGGGAATTTCTCGCTATTTTGGGCTCAAACGGCGTGGGCAAGTCCACCCTCTTCCAGACCGTGCTGGGGCAGCGCACGCTGACCCGCGGCAGCGTCGAGGTGGAAGGCACGATCGGCTACATCCCGCAGCAGCGAATGTTCCCTGCGAACCTGCCGATTAGGGCGCGTGACCTGGTGGGGCTTTCCACCGCACACGGGGTGTTCCGCAACCGCCGCCCCCGCCGCGAGCAGATCGACGCCGCGCTCGCCGAGGTCGGCGCGGCCGGGCTGGCGGACCGCCGCGTCGGGAAGATGTCGGGCGGCCAGCAGCAGCTGATCCGCCAGGCCCAGGCGCTCGCAGGGGACCCGGAAATCCTGCTGTGCGACGAGCCGCTGCTCTCCATGGACCTGCGCGCCCAGCGCGCCACCGTTGAGCTATTGGAGCGCCAGCGGCGGAAAAAGAATGCCGCGGTGCTGTTCATCACGCACAACATCAACCCGATCCTCGAGGTCACCGACCGGGTTCTCTACATCACCCCGCACGGGCATCGGCAGGGCACGGTCGCGGAAGTCATGAACACCGAGACCCTCTCGGAGCTGTACCAGACCGAGGTGAAGGTCATCGAGGTAGATGGGAAGTTGATCGTTCTATGA
- a CDS encoding neocarzinostatin apoprotein domain-containing protein has product MKTIRTARPRAATAVAALMALSLPLLAACSDDGSEEQASASSTTEAPASEASSEAPSTSAAAESSDSAEATGNSEVKITADPAENLADGQKISVKVTGLDPEAGYYGAICAAESTPGKPMPDCTGERGAAGTQQWITQKDGGTAPLSPAGETEFTLTAKQKGQAVDCATQECVLKIFGDHTEGFEDVAEVPVTFAS; this is encoded by the coding sequence ATGAAGACAATCCGCACCGCACGCCCGCGCGCAGCAACCGCTGTCGCCGCACTCATGGCACTGAGCCTGCCTCTGCTGGCAGCCTGCTCGGACGATGGATCAGAAGAGCAGGCGTCGGCCTCCTCCACCACAGAAGCGCCAGCTAGCGAGGCGTCGAGCGAGGCTCCGAGCACGTCCGCTGCCGCTGAGTCCAGCGATAGCGCCGAGGCCACAGGCAACAGCGAAGTGAAGATCACCGCAGACCCAGCAGAAAACCTCGCGGATGGGCAGAAGATCTCCGTCAAGGTCACCGGCCTGGACCCGGAAGCGGGCTACTACGGCGCCATCTGTGCTGCGGAGAGCACCCCGGGTAAGCCGATGCCAGACTGCACCGGCGAGCGTGGCGCTGCCGGAACCCAGCAGTGGATCACCCAGAAGGATGGCGGCACCGCGCCCCTCTCCCCGGCAGGAGAGACCGAGTTCACGCTGACCGCAAAGCAGAAGGGGCAGGCCGTTGACTGCGCCACGCAGGAATGCGTTCTGAAGATTTTCGGTGACCACACCGAAGGCTTCGAGGACGTCGCGGAGGTCCCAGTCACCTTCGCCAGCTAG
- a CDS encoding metal ABC transporter permease, with translation MSEFHTGQWWADTLALLNVDFVQQSILAALLLGVLSGAIAPIIVMRNMSFAAHSTGELALMGAAAALLFGFSVSWGALLGAVCAAVILGVVGAREQDSIVAVVLSFGMGLSVLFIYLYPGRSSIAFSLLTGQIVGVSSSNMKMLAIMTVIVVAVIALLWRPLLFATVDPTMAAASGVKVRLLSILFAAVLGAVASQGVQIVGALLLLALLITPGAAAVKVTANPLVAVVLSAIFSVTAAVGGLVLSLAPGLPVSVFVTTLSFLIYLVCWFIEWLRGRQMDADEVRAASYAAGQGLSGVAGRTGQSGAASLSSQPGTDSSVPLCEADSCANSENHH, from the coding sequence ATGAGCGAGTTTCATACCGGCCAGTGGTGGGCGGACACCCTTGCCCTGCTGAACGTGGATTTCGTGCAGCAGTCCATCCTCGCAGCCCTGTTGCTGGGCGTGCTCTCCGGAGCGATCGCGCCGATCATCGTGATGCGCAACATGAGCTTCGCGGCACACAGCACCGGCGAGCTCGCGCTGATGGGTGCGGCGGCCGCCTTGCTCTTCGGTTTCAGCGTCTCCTGGGGTGCGTTACTCGGAGCGGTCTGTGCGGCGGTGATTCTCGGGGTGGTGGGCGCCCGAGAACAGGACTCCATCGTCGCCGTGGTGCTGAGCTTCGGCATGGGCCTTTCGGTGCTCTTTATCTACCTCTACCCCGGCCGTTCCTCCATCGCCTTTAGCCTGCTCACCGGGCAGATCGTGGGCGTGAGCTCGTCGAATATGAAGATGCTGGCGATTATGACGGTGATCGTCGTCGCGGTCATCGCGCTGCTGTGGCGGCCGTTGCTCTTCGCCACCGTCGATCCGACGATGGCCGCTGCCAGTGGGGTGAAGGTGCGGTTGCTTTCCATCCTCTTCGCCGCCGTGCTGGGTGCGGTGGCCAGCCAGGGCGTGCAGATCGTGGGTGCCCTGCTGCTCCTCGCGCTGCTGATTACCCCGGGTGCGGCGGCGGTGAAGGTTACCGCCAATCCCCTGGTCGCCGTGGTCCTTTCCGCGATCTTTTCGGTGACGGCCGCGGTGGGCGGCCTGGTGCTTTCGCTGGCACCCGGCCTGCCAGTTTCCGTCTTCGTGACGACGCTGAGCTTCCTGATCTACCTGGTCTGCTGGTTCATCGAGTGGCTGCGGGGTCGCCAGATGGACGCCGACGAGGTGCGCGCCGCCTCCTATGCCGCAGGCCAGGGTTTGAGCGGGGTAGCCGGCCGCACCGGCCAGTCGGGCGCGGCGAGCCTGAGCTCTCAGCCGGGTACCGATAGTTCCGTGCCGCTGTGCGAGGCGGACTCCTGCGCCAACTCGGAGAACCACCACTAA
- a CDS encoding FecCD family ABC transporter permease, producing MATSVLKKQSKTPRSGTAKGGQPAGLVFQRDPRRAIRSRWNRLRAAKTPAVIIALGVGLIAAILWSVAVGQFGASAQQSLRSLAHIVTGLGQSTSLDVVLWEVRLPRVALAAIVGAGLAISGLALQAVFANPLAEPGLIGVSSGAAVGASLATVFSTASAAGALGLSSAGLAAILTSNWTIAIAAFVGGIAATAIVAASARGSRDMARIILVGVAVNAVCGGIVSFLTYIASTTARDRIVFWQMGSFASADWSQVGIILALTTPAAVLLWVLAPKLDILSLGESQAQHLGINVVALRRIVIAIAALVVAAGVAFSGIIVFIGLVVPHALRLLIGPGHRALVPACFLGGALAATLADLAARALITGTDLPLGMLTSIVGGPIFFWLLIRSDRSVKH from the coding sequence ATGGCGACTAGCGTGCTCAAAAAGCAATCGAAAACGCCCCGCTCCGGTACCGCGAAGGGCGGTCAACCCGCCGGGCTCGTCTTCCAGCGCGACCCACGTCGGGCGATCCGGAGCCGCTGGAACCGCCTCCGTGCCGCCAAAACCCCAGCGGTGATCATCGCTCTCGGGGTTGGGCTTATCGCGGCCATCCTGTGGTCCGTCGCGGTCGGACAATTCGGAGCCAGCGCCCAGCAGTCCCTCCGCTCCCTGGCGCACATCGTCACCGGCCTTGGGCAATCCACCTCCCTTGATGTGGTGCTGTGGGAGGTCCGCCTGCCCCGGGTTGCCCTTGCCGCCATCGTCGGCGCAGGGCTAGCGATCTCCGGGTTGGCGCTACAGGCGGTATTTGCCAACCCGCTGGCCGAACCCGGATTGATCGGTGTGTCCTCTGGTGCTGCGGTCGGCGCGTCACTGGCCACCGTGTTCAGCACAGCCAGTGCCGCCGGCGCGCTCGGGTTGAGCAGCGCAGGACTGGCGGCGATCCTGACTTCAAACTGGACCATCGCCATCGCCGCCTTCGTCGGCGGAATCGCAGCGACCGCCATCGTCGCAGCCAGCGCGCGAGGAAGCCGCGATATGGCGCGCATCATCCTCGTCGGCGTGGCAGTCAACGCCGTCTGCGGCGGCATCGTCTCTTTCCTCACCTACATCGCCAGCACCACGGCGCGCGACCGCATCGTCTTCTGGCAGATGGGCAGCTTCGCGAGCGCCGACTGGTCCCAGGTGGGGATCATCCTAGCGCTGACCACTCCAGCCGCCGTCCTGCTCTGGGTGCTTGCACCCAAGCTCGACATCCTGAGTTTGGGGGAATCCCAGGCCCAACACCTCGGAATCAACGTGGTCGCGCTCCGCCGCATCGTCATCGCAATCGCAGCACTTGTGGTGGCTGCCGGTGTGGCATTCTCCGGGATCATCGTGTTCATCGGGCTCGTGGTCCCACACGCCCTGCGGCTGCTCATCGGCCCCGGCCACCGCGCACTCGTGCCCGCGTGTTTCCTCGGTGGCGCACTCGCAGCCACACTGGCAGACCTCGCCGCCCGCGCCCTCATCACCGGCACCGATCTGCCGCTGGGAATGCTGACGTCCATCGTGGGCGGCCCGATCTTCTTCTGGCTGCTGATTCGTTCCGATAGGTCGGTGAAGCACTAA
- the rlmB gene encoding 23S rRNA (guanosine(2251)-2'-O)-methyltransferase RlmB: protein MAGNSRRHGGARKNKKGPSKGSAGEKRRGLRGKGPTPKAEDRVYHQAHKRKKAAQRRASGAHDRRDAFGGNELVVGRNPVVECLHANVPASALYVAEGTGNDDRLSEAVHICSSRGISVLEVSRQELDRMTGNGLHQGIGLQIPPYKYADVHDLIERAADSATPGLVVALDNITDPRNLGAVIRSVAAFGGHGVVIPERRSASVTAVTWRTSAGTAARLPVAKATNMVRALKQFQQNGYQVVGLDAGGEHTLDTYDGTTPTVVVVGSEGKGLSRLVGETADTILSIPMADKVESLNASVAAGVVLSEFARQRRVGKN, encoded by the coding sequence ATGGCTGGCAACTCGCGACGACACGGCGGCGCACGCAAGAACAAGAAGGGCCCGTCGAAGGGGTCGGCCGGGGAGAAGCGCCGCGGCCTGCGTGGTAAGGGTCCGACCCCGAAGGCGGAGGACCGCGTCTACCACCAGGCGCACAAGCGCAAGAAGGCCGCACAGCGCCGGGCATCCGGGGCGCACGACCGCCGCGATGCCTTCGGTGGCAACGAGCTGGTCGTCGGCCGCAACCCCGTGGTGGAGTGCCTGCACGCCAACGTCCCGGCGTCCGCCCTGTACGTCGCGGAAGGGACGGGTAATGACGACCGACTGTCCGAGGCCGTCCACATCTGCTCCAGCCGCGGCATCTCGGTCCTGGAGGTCAGCCGCCAGGAGCTGGATCGCATGACCGGCAACGGGCTACACCAGGGCATTGGTCTGCAGATCCCACCGTATAAGTACGCGGATGTGCACGACCTCATCGAGCGCGCCGCGGATTCCGCGACGCCCGGCCTGGTCGTGGCGCTGGACAACATCACCGACCCGCGCAACCTGGGTGCCGTGATCCGCTCCGTGGCAGCTTTCGGTGGCCACGGCGTGGTGATCCCGGAGCGTCGCAGCGCGTCTGTGACTGCCGTGACCTGGCGGACCTCCGCGGGTACGGCGGCGCGCCTGCCGGTCGCGAAGGCAACGAACATGGTGCGCGCGCTGAAGCAGTTCCAGCAGAACGGCTACCAGGTCGTCGGTCTGGATGCCGGTGGGGAGCACACACTGGACACCTACGACGGCACGACGCCGACGGTGGTCGTCGTTGGCAGCGAGGGCAAGGGGCTGTCCCGTCTGGTCGGGGAGACCGCGGATACGATCCTCTCGATCCCGATGGCTGACAAGGTTGAATCCCTCAACGCCTCCGTGGCTGCTGGCGTGGTGCTGAGCGAGTTCGCCCGCCAGCGTCGCGTGGGCAAGAACTAA
- a CDS encoding metal ABC transporter solute-binding protein, Zn/Mn family produces MNFSATTRKRGAAIFGALTLTAGLAACSEGGSQDNPAENTEFKIVASTPVWGDIAKAVIESVDGAEETFSVETIMENKDDDPHGYEATAADIAKAKSADLIAANGAGYDNWLTDNADDAPIVSALPLAAAHTHDHGDHEHGHDHDHEGDDHVGHDHDHDHGDHEGHDHDHEHGHGHDHGSGQNPHAWLDMDIVNAFADNLATQLHELDKDFPAKLDENSEIKEKTASYTERMKKLPAKKVMLTESVAEAIVEDSSLEDITPESFAKAVAREAEPSAADLAAAKKLITDGKLDVLITNEQAQTPAAEELTKAAKDKDVATVNVNETPDRGTTYFDYVDGILKQLEDA; encoded by the coding sequence ATGAACTTTAGTGCAACAACCCGCAAGCGCGGCGCCGCCATCTTCGGTGCCCTCACCCTGACCGCAGGCCTTGCCGCCTGCTCCGAGGGCGGCTCGCAGGACAATCCGGCCGAGAACACGGAGTTCAAGATCGTCGCCTCGACCCCGGTCTGGGGAGATATCGCCAAGGCGGTCATCGAGAGCGTCGACGGGGCGGAGGAGACCTTCTCCGTCGAGACCATCATGGAGAACAAGGACGACGATCCGCACGGCTACGAGGCCACCGCCGCCGACATCGCGAAGGCCAAGAGCGCGGACCTCATCGCTGCCAACGGCGCGGGCTACGACAACTGGCTCACCGATAATGCGGACGACGCCCCGATCGTGAGCGCTCTCCCGCTGGCCGCGGCCCACACGCACGACCACGGCGATCACGAGCACGGGCATGACCACGATCATGAGGGCGACGATCACGTGGGTCACGACCACGACCATGATCACGGCGATCATGAGGGCCATGACCACGATCACGAGCACGGCCACGGGCATGACCACGGCAGCGGCCAGAATCCGCACGCCTGGCTGGACATGGACATCGTCAACGCCTTCGCCGATAACCTCGCAACCCAGCTCCACGAGCTCGACAAGGACTTCCCGGCCAAGCTGGACGAGAACAGCGAGATCAAGGAGAAGACCGCGTCCTACACCGAGCGCATGAAGAAGCTGCCGGCCAAGAAGGTCATGCTGACCGAGTCGGTTGCCGAGGCCATCGTCGAGGACTCCAGCCTCGAGGACATCACCCCAGAGTCCTTCGCCAAGGCCGTGGCCCGCGAAGCCGAGCCCTCCGCAGCAGACCTCGCCGCCGCGAAGAAGCTGATCACGGACGGCAAGCTGGACGTCCTGATCACTAACGAGCAGGCCCAGACCCCGGCAGCCGAAGAGCTGACGAAGGCCGCCAAGGATAAGGACGTTGCTACTGTAAACGTGAACGAAACCCCGGACCGGGGCACCACGTACTTCGACTACGTGGATGGCATCCTCAAGCAGCTAGAGGACGCATGA
- a CDS encoding LacI family DNA-binding transcriptional regulator: protein MNQPARRGTLASIAAELGVSRTTVSNAYNRPGQLSEELRTKILQTAEKMGYPGPDPIARSLRIQRAGAVGVLLTEELTYAFDDQASVEFMSGVSQACGEMGVSMLLIPAGVQSDGKDATALINQAAVDGFIVYSVADEDPYLEAAISRGRPVVICDQPAGREGLRFVGIDDREAIKPVVRRLVDAGHRKIGILCIRLDREPNNGPVSQERLAGARMNVQRDRVAGALEILAEAGIDTASVPLVERHINDAGTTEDAARELLENNPDLTAVVCTTDSMALGLLRYADSVGIDVPGDLSVTGFDGIPQAEAEGIVTVRQPSRTKGRLSGEHLAEEIRARRKAAKNRKSAPSRAQSETPPAVYLETTVLDGTSIASPRA from the coding sequence ATGAATCAACCCGCCCGTCGAGGCACCCTCGCTTCCATCGCCGCCGAGTTGGGCGTATCCCGGACCACCGTCTCCAACGCCTATAACCGGCCCGGTCAACTCTCCGAGGAGCTGCGCACCAAGATCCTGCAGACCGCGGAGAAGATGGGCTACCCGGGGCCCGACCCCATCGCGCGTTCCCTGCGCATCCAGCGGGCGGGTGCCGTCGGCGTCCTCCTCACCGAGGAGCTGACCTACGCCTTCGATGACCAGGCCTCCGTCGAATTCATGTCTGGCGTCTCGCAGGCCTGTGGCGAGATGGGGGTGTCCATGCTCCTCATCCCCGCCGGGGTCCAGTCCGATGGGAAGGACGCCACCGCCCTGATCAACCAGGCTGCCGTCGACGGTTTCATCGTCTACTCTGTCGCCGACGAGGACCCCTACCTGGAGGCCGCCATTAGTCGGGGACGCCCCGTCGTCATCTGCGACCAGCCCGCCGGTCGCGAAGGGCTCCGCTTCGTCGGAATCGACGACCGCGAGGCCATTAAACCGGTCGTCCGTCGTCTCGTCGACGCAGGTCACCGCAAGATCGGCATCCTGTGCATCCGGCTGGATCGGGAACCCAACAACGGGCCCGTCAGCCAGGAGCGGCTTGCCGGGGCGCGCATGAATGTGCAGCGGGATCGTGTGGCCGGCGCGCTGGAGATTCTCGCCGAGGCGGGCATCGACACCGCGAGCGTGCCCCTCGTGGAGCGCCACATTAACGATGCCGGAACCACCGAGGACGCCGCCCGCGAGCTGTTGGAGAATAACCCGGATCTCACCGCCGTGGTGTGTACGACCGACTCGATGGCGCTCGGTCTGCTGCGCTACGCCGACTCGGTGGGCATCGACGTCCCTGGCGACTTGTCGGTGACCGGTTTCGACGGCATCCCGCAGGCAGAGGCCGAAGGTATTGTCACGGTGCGCCAGCCCTCCCGCACGAAGGGGCGCCTGAGTGGTGAGCATCTCGCGGAGGAGATCCGGGCGCGTCGGAAGGCGGCGAAAAATCGGAAATCCGCGCCATCGCGGGCGCAGTCGGAGACCCCGCCGGCGGTCTACCTGGAGACGACGGTGCTGGACGGTACCTCTATCGCTTCTCCGCGGGCTTAG
- a CDS encoding heme/hemin ABC transporter substrate-binding protein, whose translation MRTPPQRVCLPLYLAAALALSSCGAPTSGPTPTAEQSQAASAEKAATARHGESSPASSPAGHVSARLPSRDPEVLVDKQTVEQSPARDARILTLDRAGALSRTVWALGMGENLIGRDTASDFPGVKDLPLVTPGGHSINAETVLSLRPDIVLTDGSIGPSRVMKKLRATGVKVIDITAERTPETIGTLVEEVAAGIGLEQAADHVTEKINAKLDQASASARSRADGRSMMVLYVRGTGVAMIAGPESGGRSLIERLGGTDAGVKLGIDGSFTPLTPEALIEAAPDTLIVMSSGLESVGGVDGLLKVPGVSQTPAGKNRSVLDVPDSELLSFGPNTPGVIDAMAEALYGD comes from the coding sequence ATGCGGACACCCCCACAGCGCGTATGTCTGCCGCTTTACCTCGCGGCCGCGCTTGCCCTGAGCAGCTGCGGGGCGCCGACTTCGGGCCCTACCCCCACGGCCGAGCAGTCACAGGCCGCCTCGGCAGAAAAGGCAGCAACTGCGCGCCACGGCGAGAGTTCACCCGCCTCCTCCCCCGCTGGCCACGTCTCTGCACGCCTCCCCAGCCGCGACCCCGAGGTCCTCGTCGACAAGCAAACGGTGGAGCAATCTCCGGCGCGCGACGCCCGCATCCTCACCCTGGATCGCGCAGGCGCGCTTTCCCGGACGGTATGGGCGCTGGGCATGGGGGAAAACCTCATCGGGCGAGACACCGCCTCCGATTTCCCAGGGGTCAAAGACCTTCCCCTGGTCACCCCCGGCGGTCACTCGATCAACGCCGAAACGGTGCTGAGCCTGCGCCCCGACATCGTCCTCACTGATGGTTCGATCGGCCCGAGCCGGGTCATGAAGAAGCTTCGGGCAACCGGGGTGAAGGTCATCGACATCACTGCGGAACGCACCCCGGAAACCATCGGCACCCTCGTCGAAGAGGTCGCCGCCGGGATCGGGCTAGAGCAGGCCGCGGATCACGTCACCGAAAAGATCAACGCAAAGCTCGACCAGGCCTCCGCGTCCGCGAGGTCCCGGGCAGATGGTCGCAGCATGATGGTTCTCTACGTGCGCGGCACCGGTGTGGCGATGATCGCCGGGCCGGAATCCGGTGGCCGAAGCCTCATCGAGAGGCTCGGCGGTACTGACGCCGGCGTGAAACTGGGCATCGATGGCAGCTTCACCCCGCTGACCCCCGAAGCGCTCATCGAGGCCGCCCCGGACACGCTCATCGTGATGAGCAGTGGCCTGGAATCGGTGGGCGGGGTCGATGGGCTATTGAAGGTTCCGGGCGTGTCGCAGACTCCAGCGGGAAAGAACCGCTCCGTGCTCGACGTTCCCGATTCCGAACTGCTCTCCTTCGGACCAAACACCCCAGGCGTGATCGACGCGATGGCGGAGGCGCTATATGGCGACTAG
- a CDS encoding alpha,alpha-trehalose-phosphate synthase (UDP-forming): MATDGGSDFLVIANRLPVDRIDDKWVASPGGLVTALKPVLQENNGAWIGWPGTTKKVKAKEMPPRQKTGIDLIPVNLSDTDYEEFYEGFSNAGLWPLYHDLIVHPRYKRSWWASYHAVNRRFADKAIKEAAPGATVWVQDYQLHLVPGMIREARPDLKIGFFLHIPFPAPELFRQLPWRREVLAGTLGADLIGFQTQDSARNFLHTLRALDFDVHYDDPTDAEFVSGARLPEENSVIGWCTTSPTATSTAAAEAASEDQQDEQAQEHVTRIGVFPISLDSAAVERQAQQPETLAKAQHLSQQLGSPKVLMAGVDRLDYTKGIVQRLLALEELLDSGELKKHGLKAKDISMVQVATPSRERLEDYQATRKDVERIVSRINGKHGSMGRPVVSYVHDNQSFKKLVALYLAADIMLVTALKDGMNLVAKEYVACHSDGTGALVLSEFTGAATQLTSAFMCNPYDKTQLAQTILTAATSKPSDRRERMQKMWENVREFDVDHWADSFLAELRTDATSPGKEER, encoded by the coding sequence ATGGCCACCGACGGTGGTTCAGATTTTCTTGTTATCGCCAACCGTCTGCCCGTCGACCGGATCGACGATAAGTGGGTCGCCTCCCCCGGCGGGCTCGTCACGGCACTCAAGCCGGTTCTGCAGGAGAACAACGGTGCGTGGATCGGCTGGCCGGGAACGACCAAGAAGGTCAAGGCCAAGGAGATGCCACCGCGACAGAAGACCGGCATCGACCTGATCCCGGTGAATCTCTCCGACACGGATTACGAGGAGTTCTACGAGGGCTTCTCCAATGCGGGGTTGTGGCCGTTGTACCACGACCTGATCGTGCATCCGCGCTATAAGCGCTCCTGGTGGGCGAGCTACCACGCCGTCAACCGCCGCTTTGCCGATAAGGCGATCAAGGAAGCCGCGCCCGGCGCGACGGTGTGGGTGCAGGACTATCAGCTGCACCTGGTGCCCGGCATGATCCGCGAGGCACGCCCAGACCTCAAGATTGGTTTCTTCCTCCACATCCCCTTCCCTGCCCCAGAGCTGTTCCGCCAGCTTCCGTGGCGCCGCGAGGTGCTGGCCGGCACGCTCGGTGCGGACCTCATCGGTTTCCAGACCCAGGACAGCGCCCGGAACTTCCTGCACACGCTCCGCGCGCTGGATTTCGACGTTCATTACGACGATCCCACGGATGCCGAGTTCGTCAGCGGCGCCCGCCTGCCGGAGGAGAACTCCGTCATCGGCTGGTGCACCACGAGCCCCACGGCGACCAGCACCGCCGCAGCCGAGGCTGCTAGCGAGGATCAGCAGGATGAACAGGCGCAGGAGCATGTCACCCGCATCGGGGTCTTCCCGATCTCCCTGGACTCCGCCGCCGTCGAACGACAGGCCCAGCAGCCGGAGACGCTGGCCAAGGCGCAGCACTTAAGCCAGCAGCTGGGCTCGCCGAAGGTCCTGATGGCCGGGGTGGACCGGCTGGATTATACGAAGGGCATCGTGCAGCGCCTGCTGGCTCTTGAGGAGCTGCTGGACTCCGGTGAGCTGAAGAAGCACGGGCTCAAGGCCAAGGACATCTCCATGGTGCAGGTGGCCACCCCCTCACGGGAACGGCTGGAGGACTACCAAGCCACCCGCAAGGACGTGGAGCGCATCGTCTCCCGAATCAACGGCAAGCACGGCTCGATGGGCCGACCGGTGGTCAGCTATGTGCACGATAACCAGTCCTTCAAGAAGCTGGTCGCGCTGTATCTGGCGGCAGATATCATGCTGGTCACCGCGCTGAAGGATGGAATGAACCTGGTGGCCAAGGAGTACGTGGCCTGCCACTCGGATGGCACCGGTGCCCTGGTGCTCTCGGAGTTCACGGGCGCAGCCACGCAGCTGACCAGCGCCTTCATGTGCAATCCTTATGATAAGACGCAGCTTGCGCAGACGATCCTCACGGCGGCTACGTCCAAGCCTTCGGACCGCCGGGAACGGATGCAGAAGATGTGGGAGAACGTCCGCGAGTTCGACGTCGACCACTGGGCGGACAGCTTCCTGGCCGAATTGCGCACGGACGCGACGTCCCCAGGCAAGGAGGAGCGGTGA
- the otsB gene encoding trehalose-phosphatase: MPATPPPSPHNPSERHPKEEDPDKLGPDTLGPDTLGAEDLTYLAATEKLLLAVDFDGTLAEFSDSPTDVRAVPGALEALQELAGLPGVTVLIISGRQLRELSAVTGLPVLDSPGPDDIRLVGSHGAEDSLSGSAAAANEAVGSAAVGTADGSVNPTPSARAEVLQKLGEHAEQIAATDRGMWVEYKPYSVGLHTRQAASPEAAQQANQRLAEFAATCSTPAVPVQVTWGRDILELSVATATKGSYVAGLRTQLPEHVVFFLGDDVTDETVLASLTQPRPDVGVHVGGRLADTTAATRSLGSPFNVRDTLQQLAELRR, from the coding sequence ATGCCCGCTACCCCGCCCCCAAGCCCCCACAATCCCAGCGAACGGCACCCCAAGGAGGAGGATCCCGACAAGCTGGGTCCGGACACACTGGGCCCCGACACTCTGGGCGCGGAGGATCTCACCTACCTCGCAGCAACGGAGAAGCTACTGCTCGCGGTCGACTTCGACGGCACGCTGGCGGAGTTCTCGGACTCCCCCACCGACGTGCGAGCGGTACCCGGCGCGCTGGAGGCACTGCAGGAGCTCGCCGGGCTCCCTGGGGTGACCGTGCTCATCATCTCTGGTCGCCAGCTACGCGAACTCTCCGCGGTCACCGGACTGCCAGTACTCGACAGTCCGGGCCCAGACGATATCCGCCTGGTCGGCTCCCACGGTGCGGAAGACTCCCTTTCGGGCAGCGCTGCCGCTGCGAACGAGGCCGTCGGCAGCGCCGCGGTTGGTACTGCGGACGGTTCCGTGAACCCCACCCCATCGGCGCGGGCAGAGGTGTTGCAGAAACTGGGCGAGCACGCCGAGCAGATCGCAGCCACCGACCGCGGCATGTGGGTGGAGTACAAGCCATACTCGGTGGGCCTGCACACCCGGCAGGCCGCCAGCCCCGAGGCCGCGCAGCAAGCGAACCAACGTTTGGCGGAGTTCGCGGCCACCTGCAGCACCCCGGCGGTTCCGGTGCAGGTCACCTGGGGCCGCGACATCCTGGAACTCAGCGTGGCCACGGCAACGAAAGGCAGCTACGTGGCAGGCTTGCGCACCCAGCTGCCGGAGCACGTGGTCTTCTTCCTGGGCGACGACGTCACAGACGAAACCGTCCTTGCCTCCCTCACCCAGCCACGCCCGGACGTCGGCGTCCACGTGGGCGGCCGACTCGCGGACACCACCGCGGCAACCCGGAGCCTGGGAAGCCCCTTCAACGTGCGGGACACGCTCCAGCAGCTCGCGGAGCTACGACGATAG